A window of the Sporomusaceae bacterium genome harbors these coding sequences:
- a CDS encoding flavodoxin — MNRRLFIAGAGAGIMTMMLGGCNFMSKNEAQQKSVAQAATDSSTSTGNKNEQLVGTDKKILIAYFSHTGNTKAFAESIQRQVGGNFFAIEPQDAYPQNYDKVVQQAKGEVASKFRPKITNKIADIRAYDVIFIGTPIWWYTVAPPVRTFLAEYDLAGKTIVPFSTHKGSGLSGIDKAIQELQPQAKVLDGFAVWDNQAKDKQGEIANWLQRLKA, encoded by the coding sequence ATGAACAGAAGACTATTCATTGCAGGTGCCGGAGCAGGGATCATGACTATGATGTTGGGTGGTTGTAATTTTATGTCGAAAAATGAAGCTCAACAAAAGTCTGTTGCCCAGGCAGCAACGGACAGTAGTACAAGTACCGGTAATAAGAATGAGCAACTGGTTGGGACGGATAAAAAGATTCTGATAGCCTATTTTTCCCACACGGGCAATACGAAAGCCTTTGCGGAAAGCATCCAAAGGCAGGTCGGCGGGAATTTCTTCGCCATCGAACCGCAGGATGCCTATCCGCAAAACTACGATAAAGTCGTACAACAGGCCAAAGGCGAAGTCGCGTCTAAATTCAGGCCCAAAATCACCAATAAAATCGCCGATATACGCGCCTACGATGTAATCTTCATCGGTACGCCGATTTGGTGGTATACGGTGGCGCCGCCGGTCAGAACCTTCCTCGCGGAATACGATCTGGCAGGCAAAACGATCGTTCCTTTCAGCACCCATAAAGGCAGCGGCCTTTCCGGTATCGACAAAGCTATACAGGAACTTCAACCCCAAGCGAAAGTATTGGACGGATTCGCCGTTTGGGATAACCAGGCAAAAGATAAACAGGGGGAAATCGCCAACTGGCTGCAGAGGTTGAAGGCATGA
- a CDS encoding DUF4405 domain-containing protein: MIRNTLNLVMLLCILAVMDYRFTDNAIHEILGVVILLLFIGHNILNRRWYMAIGRGKTSLHRILLTVVNFLLLLVMVTVTVTGVLISQTVFSALSLSGNLWVHELHTLSAYSGFILSAIHLGFHWKALWGKLCRWLGIERTASGYILLRRAASLIIVGYGIYASFTRQIGSKLLLQHVFIGWDAAQPSLAGFIFDYTAIMGCYVAAAYYLTQILQKTELQKYRA; the protein is encoded by the coding sequence ATGATCAGAAACACCCTGAATCTCGTGATGCTGCTGTGTATCCTGGCTGTCATGGATTATCGCTTTACCGACAACGCCATTCATGAAATACTCGGCGTGGTTATTCTACTGTTGTTCATCGGCCATAACATCCTGAATCGCCGTTGGTACATGGCAATCGGCAGAGGAAAAACGAGCCTGCATCGGATACTGCTCACCGTTGTCAACTTTCTGCTTTTGCTCGTGATGGTGACGGTCACCGTAACAGGGGTGCTCATCTCGCAAACAGTTTTTTCCGCCCTTTCGCTGAGCGGCAATCTTTGGGTCCACGAGCTGCATACGTTGTCCGCTTATTCAGGCTTTATCCTCAGTGCGATCCATCTCGGTTTTCACTGGAAGGCACTTTGGGGAAAACTGTGCCGCTGGCTTGGCATCGAGCGCACAGCTTCTGGTTATATCCTCCTGCGCCGCGCAGCTTCACTGATTATCGTCGGCTATGGTATCTATGCCTCGTTTACACGCCAGATCGGTTCTAAATTACTTCTCCAGCATGTTTTTATCGGCTGGGACGCTGCTCAGCCTTCGCTTGCCGGGTTCATTTTTGACTATACGGCGATTATGGGTTGCTATGTCGCCGCAGCGTATTACCTGACACAGATACTGCAAAAAACAGAATTACAAAAATACAGAGCTTGA